The following are encoded together in the Equus przewalskii isolate Varuska chromosome 14, EquPr2, whole genome shotgun sequence genome:
- the GAREM2 gene encoding GRB2-associated and regulator of MAPK protein 2 isoform X3, with protein MEAITFSVKVVSGEFSEDSEVYNFTLHAGDELTLMGQAEILCAKTSKERSRFTTLLRKLGRAGALAGVGGGGPGGAGAAGGGGGARPIKGKMPCLICMNHRTNESLSLPFQCQGRFSTRSPLELQMQEGEHTVRAIIERVRLPVNVLVPSRPPRNPYDLHPVREGHCYKLVSIISKTVVLGLALRREGPAPLHFLLLTDTPRFALPQGLLAGDPRVERLVRDSASYCRERFDPDEYSTAVREAPAELADDCAPPRRARLCLPAPPRAPAPARVPGSSGDGEQEYVSPDWAGAPEPAAPPAEIPYEELWTHQAPEGLAEGSVRLPPGPDLISFGAAGPPRLEREAPPPPVPPKSEAVKEECRLLNAPPVPPRGGNGSGWLSGSPPVPPRFPKLQPVHSPSSSLSYYSSGLQDGAGSRSGSGSPSPDAYSLYCYPCTWADCKVGESSSRPPPGPLPSTTQPSQASRALAEPLSSRAASLLGADTPVKAYHSCPPLFKPSHPQKRFAPFGALNPFSGPAYPSGPSAASSSGPTATSGPLTTSSPAYSPGPGSPGQAYSAAPTSSCPTSSSSSSEWQEAAPEPFDPFELGQGSSPEPELLRCQEPRAMGASGPGPCLSPLGPSKAFEPEGLVLRQVPAPLSPVALQGPEAGGARLLLTQGRLEGPPASPRDGATGWGGRDASPWQPPADLSALSLEEVSRSLRFIGLSEDVVSFFARERIDGSIFVQLSEDILADDFHLTKLQVKKIMQFIKGWRPKV; from the exons GTGGTGTCGGGCGAGTTCAGCGAGGACAGCGAAGTGTACAACTTTACGCTGCACGCGGGCGACGAGCTCACTCTCATGGGCCAGGCGGAGATCCTGTGCGCCAAGACCTCCAAGGAGCGCTCGCGCTTCACCACCCTGCTGCGCAAGCTGGGCCGAGCCGGGGCGCTGGCCGGGgtgggcggcggcggcccggggggcgcgggggccgcgggcggcggcgggggcgccaGGCCCATCAAAGGGAAGATGCCCTGCCTCATCTGCATGAATCACCGCACCAACGAGAGTCTGAGCCTGCCCTTCCAGTGCCAGGGCCGCTTCAGCACGCGCAGCCCCCTGGAACTGCAGATGCAGGAGGGCGAGCACACGGTGCGCGCCATCATCGAGCGCGTGCGGCTCCCGGTGAACGTGCTGGTGCCCAGCCGGCCGCCGCGCAACCCCTACGACCTGCACCCGGTGCGGGAGGGCCACTGCTACAAGCTGGTCAGCATCATCTCCAAGACGGTGGTGCTGGGGCTGGCGCTGCGCCGCGAGGGCCCGGCGCCGCTGCACTTCCTGCTGCTCACCGACACGCCGCGCTTCGCGCTGCCGCAGGGCCTGCTGGCCGGGGACCCGCGCGTCGAGCGCCTGGTGCGCGACAGCGCCTCCTACTGCCGCGAGCGCTTCGACCCCGACGAGTACTCCACGGCCGTGCGTGAGGCCCCCGCCGAGCTGGCCGACGACTGCGCGCCCCCGCGCCGCGCGCGCCTCTGCCTGCCCGCGCCCCCGCGcgcccccgcgcccgcccgcgTGCCCGGCTCCTCCGGCGACGGCGAGCAGGAGTACGTGAGCCCCGACTGGGCCGGCGCGCCCGAgcccgccgcgccgcccgccgAGATCCCCTACGAGGAGCTGTGGACGCACCAGGCGCCCGAGGGCCTCGCCGAGGGCAGCGTCCGGCTGCCCCCGGGGCCCGACCTCATCTCCTTCGGGGCCGCCGGGCCGCCCCGCCTGGAGCGCGAGGCGCCGCCTCCTCCCGTGCCTCCCAAATCCGAGGCG GTGAAGGAGGAGTGCCGCCTGCTCAATGCCCCTCCTGTGCCTCCCCGGGGTGGCAATGGCAGCGGCTGGCTCTCGGGCAGCCCCCCGGTGCCCCCGCGCTTCCCTAAGCTGCAGCCTGTCCactctcccagctccagcctctcctaTTACTCCTCTGGCCTCCAGGATGG GGCAGGTTCGCGCAGTGGCAGTGGCTCTCCGTCACCAGATGCCTACTCCCTCTATTGCTACCCATGCACCTGGGCAGACTGCAAGGTGGGCGAGTCTTCCAGCCGCCCACCCCCGGGACCCTTGCCCTCAACCACACAGCCAAGCCAGGCCTCCCGGGCCCTCGCAGAGCCCCTGAGCAGTCGAGCTGCCTCCCTCTTGGGGGCTGACACCCCTGTCAAGGCCTACCACAGCTGCCCACCTCTGTTCAAGCCCTCTCACCCCCAGAAACGCTTTGCTCCGTTTGGAGCTCTCAATCCCTTTTCCGGGCCTGCCTACCCCTCAGGCCCTTCAGCGGCTTCCTCTTCTGGGCCCACAGCCACCTCGGGTCCCCTGACTACCTCCAGCCCTGCTTATTCCCCAGGCCCAGGCTCGCCAGGCCAGGCCTATTCAGCTGCTCCCAcctcttcctgccccacctcctcctcctcttcctctgagtGGCAGGAAGCAGCCCCGGAGCCCTTCGATCCCTTTGAGCTGGGGCAGGGCAGCTCCCCGGAGCCTGAGCTGCTGCGCTGTCAGGAGCCCAGAGCTATGGGGGCATCCGGGCCTGGACCCTGCCTTTCGCCACTTGGACCCTCCAAGGCCTTTGAGCCCGAAGGTTTGGTGTTGCGGCAGGTTCCTGCCCCACTGTCACCAGTGGCCCTGCAGGGGCCCGAGGCAGGCGGAGCACGACTCCTTCTCACCCAAGGGCGCCTAGAAGGGCCTCCTGCCAGTCCCCGGGATGGGGCGACAGGCTGGGGAGGCCGGGATGCCTCCCCCTGGCAGCCCCCTGCTGACCTGTCTGCGCTCTCCCTGGAGGAGGTCTCTCGAAGTCTGCGTTTCATTGGGCTCTCAGAGGATGTGGTGAGCTTCTTTGCCCGAGAACGCATCGATGGCAGCATCTTCGTGCAGCTCAGTGAGGACATCTTGGCAGACGACTTCCACCTCACCAAGCTGCAGGTCAAGAAGATCATGCAGTTCATCAAAGGCTGGCGGCCCAAGGTCTGA